One window of Corynebacterium doosanense CAU 212 = DSM 45436 genomic DNA carries:
- the carA gene encoding glutamine-hydrolyzing carbamoyl-phosphate synthase small subunit, with translation MSTSTRPRAVLVLADGRTFVGRPFGARGTSLGEAVFTTAMTGYQETMTDPSYHRQIVVAAAPQIGNTGWNDEDSESVSGKIWVAGLAVRDLSKRVSNWRAERTLAEEMEKQGVIGIEGVDTRTIVRHLRNFGSVAAGLFSGEDADQPVEKLIEIVRAQPSMAGLDLAAEVSTDEPYTIPAEGEKKYTVVAYDMGIKSATPRHFAQRGIETVVVPAGTSLEKVREYQPDGVFISNGPGDPGTADEMVAVTRDIIEEKIPLFGICFGNQILGRALGLDTYKLKFGHRGINVPVINHVTGKIDITSQNHGFALSGKPGEQFDTDFGPATVTHSCLNDDCVEGVALDSGLAYSVQYHPESAAGPHDANPLFDQFIDLMSNHSPNAK, from the coding sequence GTGAGCACCTCCACCCGCCCCCGGGCCGTCCTCGTCCTCGCCGACGGACGCACCTTCGTCGGCCGCCCCTTCGGCGCCAGGGGCACATCGCTCGGTGAAGCCGTCTTCACCACCGCCATGACCGGCTACCAGGAGACGATGACCGACCCCTCCTACCACCGCCAGATCGTCGTCGCCGCCGCGCCGCAGATCGGCAACACCGGCTGGAACGACGAGGACTCCGAGTCCGTCAGCGGCAAGATCTGGGTCGCCGGCCTGGCCGTGCGCGACCTGTCCAAGCGCGTCTCCAACTGGCGTGCAGAGCGCACGCTGGCCGAGGAGATGGAGAAGCAGGGCGTCATCGGCATCGAGGGCGTGGACACCCGCACCATCGTGCGCCACCTGCGCAACTTCGGCTCCGTCGCCGCCGGGCTGTTCTCCGGCGAGGACGCTGACCAGCCCGTCGAGAAGCTCATCGAGATCGTGCGGGCCCAGCCCTCCATGGCCGGCCTCGACCTCGCCGCCGAGGTGAGCACCGACGAGCCGTACACCATCCCCGCGGAGGGGGAGAAGAAGTACACCGTCGTCGCCTACGACATGGGCATCAAGTCCGCCACGCCGAGGCACTTCGCCCAGCGCGGCATCGAGACGGTCGTCGTGCCCGCCGGCACCTCGCTGGAGAAGGTGCGCGAGTACCAGCCCGACGGCGTGTTCATCTCCAACGGCCCCGGCGACCCCGGCACCGCGGACGAGATGGTCGCCGTCACGCGCGACATCATCGAGGAGAAGATCCCGCTGTTCGGCATCTGCTTCGGCAACCAGATCCTCGGCCGCGCGCTGGGCCTGGACACCTACAAACTCAAGTTCGGCCACCGCGGCATCAACGTGCCCGTGATCAACCACGTCACCGGCAAGATCGACATCACCTCGCAGAACCACGGCTTCGCGCTCAGCGGCAAGCCCGGCGAGCAGTTCGACACCGACTTCGGACCCGCCACGGTCACCCACTCCTGCCTCAACGACGACTGCGTCGAGGGCGTCGCCCTGGACAGCGGCCTGGCCTACTCGGTGCAGTACCACCCCGAGTCCGCCGCCGGACCCCACGACGCGAACCCCCTGTTTGACCAGTTCATCGACCTGATGAGCAACCACTCGCCGAACGCCAAGTAA